The Vanrija pseudolonga chromosome 1, complete sequence genomic sequence TACACCATGGAACTCGAgtcgccgaggttggccttGGTGTAGCCTGTTCCTccgctctcgccctccttcttcttgccgccaAACCAGCCGCCAAACCAGCCAGCCTTCTCGGGCTTGCCATCAAGCGCCTTCTCGGACGTCGCTGGTGTCGAagcggcggcaggagcagccttgcccttgcccttgtctGCAGGCTTGGGCTCGTAACTGTCACCGCCGTTCCCGTTCTTGTCCGTAACGACTGGTGTCTTGTTTCTCGACAGCGAGGAATTGCCcatgccgaggtcgtcgtcgtcgtcttcttcaaAGTCGTTGGCGGCCGGCTTGGGAGTGTAGTCGGACGCAGTGGGCGTCGGGCCCCCGCTGAATACGAGGTTGCCCATAGGGTTGATGAACTCTCCACCGTCGTCCCCGAGGTCAACAGAAGCAACAGTCGCCGGCTCAtcgacaacgtcgtcgttgcctcCCCAGGGAGAGTATCCGCCACCGGTACCACTAGTGCCGGGCGTGAAGGCCATCGTTGGGTCGAGCATACTGTTGGCAGTGCTTGGTTGCGACATGTCAAGAGCCGATGGAGTACGCGAGATGGcaccgctcgccgccgggcTGATGGAACTGAAGTGCGAGAATGGTCCAACTGGCACATCCTTCTTCGCGGGTGACGCGGCGACcggcttggccgcctcggggacctcgtcctcgcccgcgaTGAACTTGGTAAGGCGGCCCTCGATCCACGAGCCGAGCGTGGCGCTCGACTTGGACTTGCGTACGCCGAGACTGCTGGACGGGTTGACCGATGGCGTGCCAGTCAACCGCTCGATCAGGTCCTCCATGCTGGCCGCGAGGTGACGCTTGAggcccgagggcgagttcTTGGTCGGCTTGGAAGCCGCCTCAACCGAGTCGCAGTACTTGCGTGCGAGCTCGGTGTCACCGAGCTCAGCAGCCCGCCATGCGCGGTGCAGCTTGTAAGGCAGGAGCTGCGGAAGCGCGGGGTgcggcacgtcgacgccctTGGGAGTGGGCACGAGGCTGCGGGCGTACTCTGCAATCTCGGCAAAGATCTCGCCATCTTCGTCGCGCGCATTCTCGACAAACATGATCTGGCGCTCGCCGGCTCCAGGCGACATGTCCGAGAAGGGAGAGTTGGGCGACAGGAGGAAGCAGATCTGCGCGATGTTGAACAGCCCGGCGCGGGCGAAGCGGCTtccgagctcgtcgaggcagATGAGATCGGTCGCCTTACCGTTGAACACGACTGCCCCGATGACATCACGCCACTGGTCTGCGGACGGGTCGTCGGTGACGTTGGAGGCGGCGaagaggtcgtcgacggtgcTGTTGCCGACGCCAGAGAAGACAGCGTACGCGGCCTTGAGTCCAGCGGTCTGCGTCGCGccaaggtcggcggcggcgaagcgcGAGACCATCTCGCGCCACAGAGCAGCGtccaccgagctcgagatgACGAGGGCGTGCGACCAGAGACCAGAGGTCGCCGCGTATTGCGCTGCCTCGCGCTTCTCTCCTGTGAGGAGCAGCGATGAAAGGTGCGCCAGTTGGGCAGGCGATGCACGGGCAGTGGTGGGGCCAGACTGCGCTCCGAGGCCGTTGGCCTGGGGTGCAGAAGGCTGCGAGGAGGCAGGGGGCTGGAAAGCGCTCCGCCatgccgcctccgcctcagGAGCGCCAAAGACGCGGCCGTTGCCCTGGATGAAAGCAGTGAGTACGCggacgatgacgagcttggcctcctcctcgcggcgagcggcgctggCAGACAATTTGAGGTAAGGCAAGCCGCGCTCAATCTCGTCTGCGCGGGTTGTGAGGTACGTTAAAACGGCttcgcgcttcttcttctcgccggcggcgccacgggGAGCCGAGGTGTCGAACACCAGCGGGCCGGGGAATACGGTCTCGTTGGAGCCGAGCGCAGTCTTCTCCGCGACTTCCTCGACAGGGCGGATCGTCACGCGGCCACGGTGTGAGCCATAGCCGTAAACAGCGCCGTCCGCCGggctgtcggcctcggcaccaccggGGAACGCGGTGACAAGGACACCGCCAAACCCAAAGGTCGCGATGGGGACATTGCGTGCAGCAGGGGTGCAACGACCAAGCGGGTCCTCTGAGACTGGGAGTtgctcgagcacctgctGAGGAACGTACGTCGGGTCGGCCGGACCTGTCGGTTGGAAGTAGTTGGGCTGCTGGGTTGAGGGGCCAAACGTCGCCTGCGGGGATACAGTGCGTGGGCCGTACGGGTCGAGCGCCGGCGAATAGAGGCCCTCGGTGGCGTTGTTGTTCGACGGAGGTGCGTAAGGTGAAGGCTCGTATGTGTTCGACTGGGTGCCTGGGTAAGGCGAGTACGGGCTGTACTCTTCCGTCCTGGCGCTAACCGGCGTGAAGCCTGCGCTGACATTGCGCTGGTGCGTCGGCGCATACGGGTCGCCACTGACGTTGCGCTGATGTGTCGGAGCGTAGGGGTCACCACTCACATTGCGCTGCTGTGGCGGCGCGTACGGGTCGGCTCCGTTCTGAGACGTCTGCGACGTCCAAGAAGGCTTGGACGCATGTCCCCGCTGACTTTGCGGCGGCTGCGATGCGTGCGCGGGCTTGCCATCGTACGGGTTGTAGTCGTTCGAGCGCGCAGCAGGAGCTGGGGCATACGGGTTGTAGTCGTTTGTCTgcgcggacgacgccgaagGACCGTACGGGTTGtagtcgtcggcgggcgctggctgggcagGTGGAGCACTGACAGGGGCATACGGGTCCTCGGCGTAGGGGTCGTCGACAGGCAGCGTCGCTTGCACATGCTCCTTGGGCGCCTGGATCGGGACTGGCTCGAAGCTCGGGCGACGGTTGTCGGACGGCGGGGCGTCGAGGGGAGTGTACGCTTGCACCGAGGGAGTGCGCTTGGGGGGCAGCGAGGCAGGCTTGGGTGAAGCCTGACGGGCAGGCTCGTACTGCGGCCGCGAGGGTGGTCTTTGAGGAGGTAGCGGGGGTGGCTGCGATGGGTACTGTGtgggctgctgggcgggCTGCGGGGGAGGAACGTACGGCGCTGGCTCATAGCCTGACTGAGCCGGCTCGGGGACATGAGGTTCGTAGCCAGACGGCGGGGAGACAGCCTTGGCAACGCTCTCACGACGTGGTGGGGCCGAGATCGGCtggccaccttcctcgtcgtcccaggATCCACCAGCACCTCCCTCggggtcaaagtcgtcctGACTCGGGGCTTGGCGCTCAGGCAGTACGTGGGCCCCGTGCAGGGCTCCCGACAGAGACGGCAGGGTCGACTCGTTGCGCAGAGGCGAGGGGACCAGAGGTGGCGCCgtgtgcgacgacgacactcTTCGCAAAGGTGCACCGAGGCCAGGAGAGGGGCCTCGCTGCGGTGGCcacgcgctgggcggcggcgagactGACGCATTGCGCTGCGGAGAAGCTACGCGCGGGGGAGGGCTCCTGGAGACGGGAGGCGGAGCAAACGCTGGCGACTTTGATGCGCCACGCGATGGGCcgcggggtggcggcgggagggaCGCTCCggccggtggtggcggtggtggtgctgcttcGTGCTGCGACGGCAGAGGGGGCGGCTGGAATGACGGCGACCCTTGctgaggcggcggctggaacgcaggcggcgctccctgcggcggccggctcgacggcggtggctggAACTCGGCCGGAATGGGCGGCACAGGAGGCACTGGAGGAACACCGGCGTGGGGAGCCCCAgctggcggtgggggcgcAAAGACTGGCTTGGAGGCGTGCCTCGAGTTTGGTCGCGAGGGTGGGCGCATTGGGGGGTCAAACGACGTCTTGGGAGGAGGCTGCGTTTGAGTCGATGGCGGCAGCCGTTTGGGTGGGCCAGTTGGCGGCGAGAGTGGCAGCGCAGCGGTATGAGAGACGGGCGAGTAGCCGGTTGGGGCGTAACCAGTTGGCTGGGCCACGGCCGCTGGAGGCGGCGTGTTCCTGACGACGATAGGTGGGTCGTACGCGTTGTTGGCGCCGGTCGAGGGGATGCGCGCTGGGGGCGACAGCGGCCTGTCGTTGGACGAGGGGGCGCGCTGCGATGACGGGCGGCCCTTGGGCGGCCCGGCCGGAGGCGCTGGGGGCGGAGCAGCGTTGTTGAACGGCGCGTTCGgtagaggaggaggggcgacAGGCTCCACTGGCGTGAcgatgggcgcggcgcgaaTGAAGCTCTTCTGCGGCTTGAGAGGCGGCGGGTCGTACGCGTTGGACGAGACGCGCTTGGGCTGCGGCCTGGGCTCTGGCGCTTTCTTgggcgacacgggcgacgTGATGCCTGGCTGAGGAGCGTACGGGTCGTAGGCCGCAGCCGTGTTGACTGGCGGGGCGTACCCCGTCGGCGTGTATGCGGACTGCTGAGGCGCGTATGGGGATGGCGCCTGAATCGGAGCATAGGCGTTCACACCAGCAGCAGGTGAGAAGGTACCGGGCTGCTGGAAACCAGGGGTGTAGAGCGCTCCCGGCTGCTGAGCAGGGGTGTACGGGTTCGGCTGCGGTGCCGGGGCCGGCTTCTTCACTGGCGCATATGGGTCCGCAGGTGCCGGGGCGTAGGGGTTCGCAGCAGGTGCCGGCGCGTACGGGTTGGCAGCTGGTGCAGGCGCGTAGGCGTTGGaggcgacagcagcggcaccgataccggccgcagcggcggcgagggcagcggcggtcgCCACAGCCGATTGCGACTCCGGCTCGGGCGTGCGCCTTGCCGCATTCTCGGATTGCGCTGGCGCCAAAGTTGCCGAGGTATCGGGGGCCGCGTTCCAGGCTGAATCGCCCACCATGGACTGGCGaacggcctcgcgctcctcttcCGTGTACCAGTGCCagttgccgtcgtcgtcgtaccaTCCATCAGGGATCTCGAACGGCTCCTCATCGTCCATCGTAGCGAGGTTGCTGCGTTTGTCGGCTTGCCTGCCAAAAtcgagcgtgtcgtcgttggaggtgtcgacgagccagTCATCATCGCCAGCAAACATGCTGTGGATAGACGTGTTGGCAGCGGCCTCCGGCTCGTTCCGCCCGGCTTTTCCGGGGCCCGTGCTGGGGGCACCTGCATCCTGTTGCAGAGCTTCTGGTTGGCCAATGTCGAAGGCGACCTCCTCTGAATCATCGATGAACAGAgccgcggcggacgacgacatcgGCTGAGGCGGCTGAGGTGCCGTAACCccctcgaccttggcaaCCGTAGACGACAGATCGACAGCGCCGTCTGCGACGTCCATGTTCGTGGGAATGTCGAACGCGATGGATtcgacgtcgtcgctgaAGAGGGCCGCAGCAGAGGTGCCATCGCCATGCGGGGCGTAGGCTGGCTTCTCACGCTGTGTATTGATGTCGAACACGCCTTGATCGGCATCAGAAGTAAACAAGGCGTTTGCGTCGTTTGTCGCCTCGATAGCATCAGGCATGTCAAATGCGGCCTCCTCAGCGTCGTCCGTGAATAGAGCGGACGCCGCCGTTGGTGCGGGCTGCTGGTCGGGAAGAGGAGCAGGGTCAGACCGAATCCAGTCGGCAGGGATGCCACGAACCGCAGGCCTAGCGGCCTTCAACAGGCTCGTGTCTTCCTCTACATCGGGGATATCGAACGCGGCggactcggcgtcgtcagTGAAAAGAGCCGAGGCATGGATCGGACCAGACTCTTGGTCTGGGATGGGTGCGGGGTCGGAGCGCACCCAGCCGGCTGGCGCGGTGCCAACAGCAACTCCAGTCTCCTGAGCctgtggtggtgatgggtCGACTGCTGTGGGTACAGCAACCCTGGTCTGTCCCTGCAGGAGGCTCGTGTCCTCCTCCACATCGGGGATGCCGAACGCGGCAGActctgcgtcgtcggtgaaCAACGCGGAGGCGTGAATCGGGCCGCCCTCCTGGTCGGGGATCGGAGCAGGGTCGGAGCGCACCCAGTCAGCTGGGATGTTGGCCGCGGCTTGAGGGGTGCTCTTCTGGTTCAGAAGCGAggtgtcctcctcgacatcggGAACACCAAACGCGGCTGTTTCGGCATCGTCAGAGAAAAGAGCGGAGGCGTGGACCGGTCCGCCTTCCTGGTCCGGAATCGGCGCTGGGTCTGAACGGACCCAGTCGGCGGGGATGCCAGCAGCACGTTGAGAGGCTGCAGTCCGAGTTGGGGCAGGCTGAGTGGCAGCAGGCTGAGTGGCGACAGGCTGAGTCTTCAGTAGACTCGTGTCCTCCTCCACATCAGGAACACCAAACGCTGCCGTCTCAGCCTCATCAGAGAAGAGAGCAGATGCGTGAACCGGACCTCCCTCCTGGTCTGGGATGGGCGCAGGGTCAGACGACACCCAGCCCGCTGGTGCGCTTCCAGCACCAACGCCTCCAACGTCCTGAGGAGCGGCCTGACGGGCCACCTTGCTcgcgggtggtgggggcgggaTGAGGCTTGtatcctcctcgacgtcgggaACACCGAACGCGGCGGTCTCGGCGTCATCGGAGAACAGCGCAGAAGCGTGAACGGGGCCACCTTCCTGGTCGGGGATGGGGGCGGGGTTGGAGCGAGCCCAGTCTGCGGGGATAGTtgctggggcgggggtggcgcgTGACTTGGCAGCCGgagtcgcggcggtcgcctGGCCCTGGATGAGGCTCGTGTCTTCCTCGACGTCTGAGATGTCGAAAGCAGCCGACTCGGCTTCGTCTGAGAAGAGCGCCGAGGCGTGGACAGGCCCTCCTTCCTGGTCTGGAATCGGGGCTGGGTCAGACGAAACCCAGCCAGCCGGTGCGCTTCCAGCACCAACACCTCCAACATCCTTGGGGGTTGGCGgggcctggctggcgcgcgcctTGGGTGGAGGCGGGATGAGGCTCGTGTCCTCTTCAACATCGGGAATGTCGAACGCAGCCGACTCAGCCTCGTCGCTGAACAGAGCCGAGGCGTGTACAGGACCAGACTCCTGGTCTGGGATCGGGGCCGGAGTGGAGCTCACCCAGTCGGCGGGGATGTCGGGCTTTGGCTTGAAGTCGTCGTCCGCTGCGAAGCGGTCGACGTGGGCAGCATGAGCGTGAGTGGTGTGGACCGCCGGAGTAGCGGAAGCTGCGGGGACAACTGGAGCTGGGGCAGGGGCTGCTGGGGCAGGTGCCAGCGCCTCAATGACAGCAGGAGCGACCGTAGTTGCTGCCTTGGCTGTgatcggcgccgcctcgtcagCTCCGAGAGCCGCCTCCAGCGTCTGAGGCTCGCCGAAAGCCCCCTCCACAAAGTCGCTGTCAACAATCGGCTCTGCAGAGGGAAGGACCGACGTGGCAGGGTGCGTCTGCGCCTGTGGCCGTGGAGGTGCCTCGAACGTGTTGTCCTCGGGGTTGACGCTGATGTCGAaggcggcgtcctcggcgtcgtccacgAACATGGCGCTGGCGTTgggagggagcggcgcggggatGCCTTCCTCAGGGAggaagccggcgccggccgagccacGCTGGCCAAAGTCgggctgctcctcgccggcgggcaAGAGTGGGGCTGTGATGGGAACTGGGGGAGGTTTAGCCGACTCTTGCGCAGTGAGCTGGGCAGCTGCCTGAGGagcggcctcgcgcttgagCTCCTCAGCCAGGCCGTTGAGGTCCTTCTGGGTCGGGGCGTGGGATGCCGGGGGCCCAGGCAGGTTGACAGCAGCAAAGGTCGGCTCGGAGACGGTGACGGGTGTGCTTCCTccactcgtcggcgtcgatgcgCCAGtccctgcgccgccgccgccagcagcagcttgcTTTGCGGCCGCTGCTTTGGCTCTttgcttggccttcttcttcttgttctttgccgaggccgatgatgGCGCGGCTGCTGGTGGGGGCTGGGTGGTGTTGCCGGtggaggccgccggcggtggtggtggtgttggtggtgatggtgatgaggcTTGGA encodes the following:
- the sec16 gene encoding COPII coat assembly protein sec16 → MSAPKNAPAAAKAAGGSKSLQASSPSPPTPPPPPAASTGNTTQPPPAAAPSSASAKNKKKKAKQRAKAAAAKQAAAGGGGAGTGASTPTSGGSTPVTVSEPTFAAVNLPGPPASHAPTQKDLNGLAEELKREAAPQAAAQLTAQESAKPPPVPITAPLLPAGEEQPDFGQRGSAGAGFLPEEGIPAPLPPNASAMFVDDAEDAAFDISVNPEDNTFEAPPRPQAQTHPATSVLPSAEPIVDSDFVEGAFGEPQTLEAALGADEAAPITAKAATTVAPAVIEALAPAPAAPAPAPVVPAASATPAVHTTHAHAAHVDRFAADDDFKPKPDIPADWVSSTPAPIPDQESGPVHASALFSDEAESAAFDIPDVEEDTSLIPPPPKARASQAPPTPKDVGGVGAGSAPAGWVSSDPAPIPDQEGGPVHASALFSDEAESAAFDISDVEEDTSLIQGQATAATPAAKSRATPAPATIPADWARSNPAPIPDQEGGPVHASALFSDDAETAAFGVPDVEEDTSLIPPPPPASKVARQAAPQDVGGVGAGSAPAGWVSSDPAPIPDQEGGPVHASALFSDEAETAAFGVPDVEEDTSLLKTQPVATQPAATQPAPTRTAASQRAAGIPADWVRSDPAPIPDQEGGPVHASALFSDDAETAAFGVPDVEEDTSLLNQKSTPQAAANIPADWVRSDPAPIPDQEGGPIHASALFTDDAESAAFGIPDVEEDTSLLQGQTRVAVPTAVDPSPPQAQETGVAVGTAPAGWVRSDPAPIPDQESGPIHASALFTDDAESAAFDIPDVEEDTSLLKAARPAVRGIPADWIRSDPAPLPDQQPAPTAASALFTDDAEEAAFDMPDAIEATNDANALFTSDADQGVFDINTQREKPAYAPHGDGTSAAALFSDDVESIAFDIPTNMDVADGAVDLSSTVAKVEGVTAPQPPQPMSSSAAALFIDDSEEVAFDIGQPEALQQDAGAPSTGPGKAGRNEPEAAANTSIHSMFAGDDDWLVDTSNDDTLDFGRQADKRSNLATMDDEEPFEIPDGWYDDDGNWHWYTEEEREAVRQSMVGDSAWNAAPDTSATLAPAQSENAARRTPEPESQSAVATAAALAAAAAGIGAAAVASNAYAPAPAANPYAPAPAANPYAPAPADPYAPVKKPAPAPQPNPYTPAQQPGALYTPGFQQPGTFSPAAGVNAYAPIQAPSPYAPQQSAYTPTGYAPPVNTAAAYDPYAPQPGITSPVSPKKAPEPRPQPKRVSSNAYDPPPLKPQKSFIRAAPIVTPVEPVAPPPLPNAPFNNAAPPPAPPAGPPKGRPSSQRAPSSNDRPLSPPARIPSTGANNAYDPPIVVRNTPPPAAVAQPTGYAPTGYSPVSHTAALPLSPPTGPPKRLPPSTQTQPPPKTSFDPPMRPPSRPNSRHASKPVFAPPPPAGAPHAGVPPVPPVPPIPAEFQPPPSSRPPQGAPPAFQPPPQQGSPSFQPPPLPSQHEAAPPPPPPAGASLPPPPRGPSRGASKSPAFAPPPVSRSPPPRVASPQRNASVSPPPSAWPPQRGPSPGLGAPLRRVSSSHTAPPLVPSPLRNESTLPSLSGALHGAHVLPERQAPSQDDFDPEGGAGGSWDDEEGGQPISAPPRRESVAKAVSPPSGYEPHVPEPAQSGYEPAPYVPPPQPAQQPTQYPSQPPPLPPQRPPSRPQYEPARQASPKPASLPPKRTPSVQAYTPLDAPPSDNRRPSFEPVPIQAPKEHVQATLPVDDPYAEDPYAPVSAPPAQPAPADDYNPYGPSASSAQTNDYNPYAPAPAARSNDYNPYDGKPAHASQPPQSQRGHASKPSWTSQTSQNGADPYAPPQQRNVSGDPYAPTHQRNVSGDPYAPTHQRNVSAGFTPVSARTEEYSPYSPYPGTQSNTYEPSPYAPPSNNNATEGLYSPALDPYGPRTVSPQATFGPSTQQPNYFQPTGPADPTYVPQQVLEQLPVSEDPLGRCTPAARNVPIATFGFGGVLVTAFPGGAEADSPADGAVYGYGSHRGRVTIRPVEEVAEKTALGSNETVFPGPLVFDTSAPRGAAGEKKKREAVLTYLTTRADEIERGLPYLKLSASAARREEEAKLVIVRVLTAFIQGNGRVFGAPEAEAAWRSAFQPPASSQPSAPQANGLGAQSGPTTARASPAQLAHLSSLLLTGEKREAAQYAATSGLWSHALVISSSVDAALWREMVSRFAAADLGATQTAGLKAAYAVFSGVGNSTVDDLFAASNVTDDPSADQWRDVIGAVVFNGKATDLICLDELGSRFARAGLFNIAQICFLLSPNSPFSDMSPGAGERQIMFVENARDEDGEIFAEIAEYARSLVPTPKGVDVPHPALPQLLPYKLHRAWRAAELGDTELARKYCDSVEAASKPTKNSPSGLKRHLAASMEDLIERLTGTPSVNPSSSLGVRKSKSSATLGSWIEGRLTKFIAGEDEVPEAAKPVAASPAKKDVPVGPFSHFSSISPAASGAISRTPSALDMSQPSTANSMLDPTMAFTPGTSGTGGGYSPWGGNDDVVDEPATVASVDLGDDGGEFINPMGNLVFSGGPTPTASDYTPKPAANDFEEDDDDDLGMGNSSLSRNKTPVVTDKNGNGGDSYEPKPADKGKGKAAPAAASTPATSEKALDGKPEKAGWFGGWFGGKKKEGESGGTGYTKANLGDSSSMVYDPDLKRWVVKGAKSAAATPKAAPPPPSRAQTASPSHNPREAITGRAASATPPPVPPIPANLPASRRASGAPSSLGGAPPSGPPTRPPSSAPPPGGPSKAATPSLDDLLTRPPPGRPSSGAGAKKKRATNKYVDVFQGGGE